The following are from one region of the Moritella sp. 24 genome:
- a CDS encoding dicarboxylate/amino acid:cation symporter, with amino-acid sequence MSNTESVGTPTLSQKLWFNLPLWQKIVIGMILGITVGIIFGEDAVVLKPIGSFFVNTIKMLIVPLVFCSIIVGITSMQDTSKMGRIGFKAVLFYLISTAVAITIGLVLGNVLQPGAGLELVAQQAEVVKATPSLADTLVALVPTNPVSALAQGHILQIIVFAVALGVSLTLIGEKGKPAVAVFESLAEAMYKLTDLVMKLAPYGVFALMAWVAGKYGLTLLLPLMKVIGAVYLGSILHVLGVYSALIVFIAKLSPVQYFRGIVDAQVVAFTTTSSAGTLPVSMKCAREKLGVSKGVSSFVLPLGTTINMDGTALYQGVTTLFVAQAFGIDLGMPEYITIVLTATLASIGTAGVPGAGLIMLTLVLTTVGLPVEGVALIAGIDRILDMARTTVNISGDIAASVIIAKSEKELDTTIYNAK; translated from the coding sequence TTGAGTAATACTGAATCAGTAGGTACCCCCACTTTAAGCCAAAAATTATGGTTTAATTTACCCCTTTGGCAAAAAATTGTTATCGGTATGATCCTCGGTATTACCGTAGGTATTATTTTTGGTGAAGATGCTGTCGTACTAAAACCAATCGGATCATTCTTTGTTAACACGATTAAGATGTTAATTGTGCCACTGGTTTTCTGTTCAATCATTGTTGGTATCACCTCAATGCAAGACACCAGTAAAATGGGTCGCATTGGTTTTAAAGCCGTGTTGTTCTATCTCATCTCAACAGCCGTTGCGATCACGATTGGTCTTGTATTAGGTAATGTATTACAACCTGGTGCTGGTTTAGAGCTTGTTGCTCAACAAGCTGAAGTGGTAAAAGCAACACCATCGTTAGCAGACACCCTTGTTGCGTTAGTACCAACTAACCCAGTCAGTGCGCTTGCTCAAGGTCATATATTACAAATCATTGTATTCGCGGTTGCACTTGGTGTATCGCTGACATTGATTGGCGAAAAAGGTAAACCTGCTGTGGCAGTGTTCGAAAGCCTTGCTGAAGCGATGTATAAACTGACAGACCTAGTGATGAAGTTAGCACCCTACGGTGTATTCGCATTAATGGCATGGGTCGCAGGTAAATACGGTTTAACCTTATTATTACCATTGATGAAAGTAATTGGTGCCGTTTACCTTGGTAGTATCTTACATGTACTTGGTGTTTACAGTGCGCTGATTGTATTTATCGCGAAGCTAAGTCCGGTACAGTATTTCCGCGGTATTGTTGATGCTCAAGTTGTTGCATTCACGACAACATCAAGTGCAGGTACCTTACCTGTATCAATGAAATGTGCGCGTGAGAAACTGGGTGTATCAAAAGGCGTATCAAGCTTTGTACTACCACTTGGTACAACCATTAACATGGACGGTACAGCGCTTTACCAAGGTGTGACAACATTATTTGTTGCGCAAGCATTTGGTATTGATTTAGGTATGCCTGAATATATTACGATTGTCTTAACCGCAACATTGGCATCGATTGGTACAGCTGGCGTACCGGGTGCAGGTCTAATCATGTTGACGTTAGTACTAACGACGGTAGGATTACCAGTTGAAGGTGTGGCATTAATTGCTGGTATCGATCGTATTCTTGATATGGCACGTACTACCGTTAATATCTCGGGTGATATCGCTGCGTCAGTGATTATTGCTAAGTCAGAGAAAGAATTAGATACGACAATTTATAACGCAAAATAG
- a CDS encoding transporter substrate-binding domain-containing protein, which yields MYKFLITKTAQKVYFVLLTVFLLDTFIVSLQSNAVASSNPKVHSELVSLAAPITSTSAEQPRELASQPSSMFVVPAIASQKTLRVLTWAGGEIIFPRRGHPQDIELDYLQQFADDKNLKIEKIRVKKFVDLIPMLLAGKGDLIAANLTKTRARAKLVSFSEPFLLTKEYLVMGKQAKSLKSGKDLNGREIVIQKGKSYESTALGLQKVYPKLKVRLIDSALSHEALYDKLASGEYDITIQDKNLIKSASAYRDDIKMSLQASATRQLAWGVAPSNKTLLKELNQFLKEQNLIAKSKPKTSRTHKTQWQKIQETKTVRFVLRNNLSSYYIWRGELLGFHYELAKRFAKEHKLRYEIIVAPNNVALLDYLLEDKADIALGFLTPTEQRRNKGIAFSRPYHYASELVVASKDRAEITSEADLANSNIYIRPSSSYWESAVALKKTVSNINLIGVPESQETESIIDKVGDKEYELTIADSHIVDIEMTFRDDIQSLMALGAPKSQSWAIASGNNKLLAKSNAFIKKHYKGLFYNVIYNKYFKNQKRLDTHYKDYVLQNNSGVLSPYDDIVKKYASLYDFDWRLLVSQMHQESRFNPTAKSMAGAKGLFQLMPRTAKELGIPDVHIPEQGIKAGVLYMNWVRERMRKDKVQEDELIWFTLASYNAGAGHVRDAIRLAKKKGLRGDVWFDNVEKSMLLLSQSKYAAKARYGYVRGQEPVNYIREIRRRFQTYKNILKEEVVVRN from the coding sequence ATGTATAAATTTTTAATAACAAAGACAGCCCAAAAAGTGTATTTTGTGCTGCTTACAGTGTTTCTTCTAGATACGTTTATTGTATCTTTACAGTCTAATGCGGTTGCAAGTTCAAACCCTAAGGTTCACTCAGAATTGGTCAGTCTGGCAGCCCCTATTACCAGCACAAGTGCAGAGCAACCCCGTGAACTTGCATCTCAGCCCTCTTCTATGTTTGTTGTACCAGCCATAGCTTCTCAGAAAACATTACGTGTATTAACGTGGGCTGGTGGTGAAATCATTTTTCCGCGCCGTGGGCACCCTCAAGATATCGAATTAGATTATCTACAGCAATTTGCTGATGACAAGAATTTAAAGATTGAAAAAATTCGGGTAAAGAAATTTGTAGATCTTATTCCTATGTTATTAGCAGGGAAGGGCGATCTTATTGCGGCCAACCTGACGAAGACGCGAGCCCGTGCTAAATTAGTGAGCTTTAGTGAACCTTTTTTACTGACTAAAGAATATCTAGTGATGGGCAAGCAAGCTAAAAGTCTAAAATCAGGTAAAGATTTAAATGGTCGCGAAATTGTTATCCAAAAAGGGAAAAGCTATGAATCGACAGCGCTTGGATTACAAAAAGTGTACCCTAAACTGAAGGTGCGTTTAATTGACAGTGCGCTGAGCCACGAAGCTTTGTACGATAAATTAGCGAGTGGTGAGTATGATATTACGATCCAAGATAAAAATTTAATTAAGTCTGCAAGTGCCTACCGTGATGATATCAAAATGAGCTTGCAAGCAAGTGCGACTCGTCAGCTTGCATGGGGTGTAGCGCCTAGCAATAAAACGTTATTAAAAGAATTAAATCAATTTTTAAAAGAACAAAATTTAATAGCGAAAAGTAAACCCAAAACAAGCCGAACACATAAAACCCAATGGCAAAAAATTCAAGAAACCAAAACCGTGCGGTTTGTATTACGTAACAACCTCTCCTCTTATTATATTTGGCGTGGCGAATTACTTGGTTTTCACTATGAACTAGCTAAACGTTTTGCGAAAGAACACAAGCTGCGTTATGAAATCATCGTCGCACCCAATAATGTTGCGTTATTGGATTACCTACTCGAAGATAAAGCTGATATTGCATTGGGCTTCTTAACGCCAACCGAACAGCGAAGAAATAAGGGCATCGCATTTTCTCGTCCTTATCACTACGCGTCAGAACTGGTTGTTGCAAGTAAGGACCGTGCGGAAATAACCTCTGAAGCCGATCTCGCTAATAGTAATATTTATATTAGACCATCCAGTTCGTATTGGGAAAGTGCGGTTGCACTGAAAAAAACAGTGAGCAATATTAACCTGATAGGAGTGCCTGAAAGTCAGGAAACAGAATCAATTATTGATAAAGTAGGCGATAAAGAATATGAATTGACGATCGCAGATAGTCATATTGTGGATATTGAAATGACCTTCCGTGATGATATCCAGTCTTTAATGGCGCTTGGCGCACCTAAGTCGCAAAGTTGGGCAATTGCATCGGGTAATAATAAATTATTAGCGAAATCAAATGCCTTTATCAAGAAGCATTACAAGGGGTTATTTTATAATGTTATTTACAATAAATATTTCAAAAATCAAAAACGATTAGATACGCATTATAAAGATTATGTGCTTCAAAATAATTCAGGGGTTCTTTCACCTTACGATGACATAGTAAAAAAATATGCAAGTTTATATGATTTTGATTGGCGTTTATTAGTGTCTCAGATGCATCAAGAAAGTCGTTTTAACCCGACAGCTAAATCAATGGCTGGTGCGAAAGGCTTATTTCAATTAATGCCGCGTACAGCGAAAGAATTGGGTATTCCTGATGTGCATATCCCTGAGCAAGGTATCAAAGCAGGTGTGCTGTATATGAACTGGGTTCGTGAACGTATGCGTAAAGATAAAGTGCAAGAGGACGAGTTGATCTGGTTTACGTTAGCATCATACAACGCAGGTGCTGGACACGTTCGAGATGCCATTCGTTTAGCGAAGAAAAAAGGTTTACGTGGTGATGTGTGGTTCGATAATGTTGAAAAATCCATGTTGTTATTGTCTCAATCTAAGTATGCAGCAAAAGCCCGTTACGGTTACGTCCGTGGGCAAGAACCAGTAAATTATATTCGTGAGATCAGACGTCGATTTCAAACATATAAGAATATTTTAAAAGAAGAGGTTGTAGTGCGTAATTAA
- the menA gene encoding 1,4-dihydroxy-2-naphthoate octaprenyltransferase has product MTTLSSWFLATRPKTLLVALAVILLGQTLAWVDSPFNFSFYIAILCMICCMALQIAVNLSNDYFDGKSGVDGDDRLGPDRALQKGLISAEHLRLGIISMCSLAIITGSYLIYVGGWAYVLFGILSLVGVYIYSGGPRPLASHGLGEVAVFLYFGWLAVVGSYYLQTQALTIDTFIPASQVGFLVVAIMLVNNIRDIASDRRSKKFTLATRLGVKASKNLYSIMILLPSILLISDSYQGLIMVLLLPVQIALCIAMYQRDGKQLNAQLAQTSMLVLLWAGVYTIDLMVR; this is encoded by the coding sequence ATGACTACATTATCCTCTTGGTTTCTTGCCACTCGCCCAAAAACATTATTGGTTGCACTTGCTGTTATTCTGCTAGGGCAAACACTTGCTTGGGTCGACTCTCCGTTTAACTTTAGCTTTTATATCGCCATACTTTGTATGATTTGTTGTATGGCACTACAAATTGCGGTTAATCTTTCTAATGACTATTTTGATGGTAAAAGTGGTGTCGATGGTGATGACCGATTAGGTCCTGACCGTGCATTACAGAAAGGGCTTATATCAGCAGAACATTTACGACTGGGCATCATTTCAATGTGCTCGCTGGCTATTATCACTGGCAGTTACCTTATTTATGTCGGTGGTTGGGCTTATGTTCTATTCGGTATTTTATCTCTTGTTGGTGTGTATATTTATAGTGGTGGACCTCGACCACTTGCGTCACATGGACTGGGTGAAGTCGCTGTTTTTCTTTACTTTGGTTGGCTAGCTGTTGTTGGTAGTTACTATTTACAGACGCAAGCACTGACTATCGATACATTTATACCTGCGAGTCAAGTTGGCTTTTTAGTTGTCGCGATTATGCTAGTGAATAACATCCGTGATATCGCCTCTGATCGACGTTCTAAAAAGTTTACGCTAGCCACTCGCCTTGGGGTTAAAGCAAGTAAGAATCTTTATAGCATCATGATCTTACTGCCTTCTATCTTGCTTATTTCAGATAGTTATCAAGGATTAATCATGGTGTTGTTATTACCTGTTCAAATCGCGTTATGTATCGCGATGTATCAACGTGATGGTAAACAATTAAATGCTCAATTGGCGCAAACATCAATGCTCGTATTATTGTGGGCAGGGGTGTACACGATTGATTTGATGGTAAGGTAA
- a CDS encoding LPP20 family lipoprotein encodes MKYLRLLMLATLVSLTGCSLLEKNTVYDIKEPKTFPVLKAVGYAALSSQPGNSESERMLNAMRASKLDAYRELAEQVSGQEIYSDTNYKSRTLQGESMEASVSGIIRGARVVQTYPVNEDVYATELELDFKRVFELYENTSSMPTRVQRTRY; translated from the coding sequence ATGAAATATCTGCGTTTACTTATGCTTGCAACCCTAGTGAGTTTAACAGGCTGTTCACTATTAGAGAAAAATACGGTTTATGATATCAAGGAACCAAAAACATTCCCTGTGCTTAAAGCAGTTGGCTATGCTGCGTTGAGTTCTCAGCCGGGTAATAGTGAAAGTGAGCGCATGCTTAATGCAATGCGAGCATCTAAATTAGATGCTTATCGCGAACTGGCAGAACAAGTGAGTGGTCAAGAGATTTACAGTGACACCAACTATAAATCACGCACACTGCAAGGCGAGTCAATGGAAGCGTCAGTATCCGGTATTATCCGTGGTGCTCGTGTTGTTCAGACTTACCCTGTCAATGAAGATGTATACGCAACAGAGCTAGAACTTGATTTTAAGCGTGTGTTTGAGTTATACGAAAATACATCATCAATGCCAACTCGAGTACAAAGAACGCGTTATTAA
- a CDS encoding FlgO family outer membrane protein, whose translation MKKAVIAISLITLLTGCALKQPVQPEAEKETPPHSTWDGNSYEPKYPRSLLPNQPINYTQELSFIVRGLADQLIVNDLSIIPNNEPIAVTSFVNLDDLSTTNWLGQTLSESFIHELTIRRIPVIDYKTTGTISVTGQGDFVFTRDWKKLRGQLPVSRILTGTMSRNSEGVIVNMRVINMESGFVESTSQGIIPNHLVIGGSNSMGPLEGRGRYIYRTGSAPSVRITN comes from the coding sequence ATGAAAAAGGCAGTCATAGCTATCAGCCTAATTACCCTACTCACTGGTTGCGCATTAAAACAGCCCGTACAGCCAGAAGCAGAGAAGGAAACACCACCTCACTCTACGTGGGATGGTAATTCTTATGAACCAAAGTACCCAAGAAGTTTGTTACCGAATCAACCGATAAACTATACCCAAGAACTTAGTTTTATCGTACGTGGTTTAGCGGATCAGCTGATCGTCAATGATTTGTCTATTATCCCGAATAATGAACCGATTGCCGTCACTTCCTTCGTAAATCTTGACGATCTATCGACAACAAATTGGCTCGGCCAAACGTTATCAGAATCGTTTATACACGAATTAACAATCCGCCGTATACCGGTTATTGATTATAAAACGACGGGTACAATCAGCGTGACAGGTCAAGGTGACTTTGTATTCACACGTGATTGGAAAAAGCTACGTGGTCAATTACCTGTATCTCGAATTCTAACCGGCACAATGTCGCGTAACAGCGAAGGCGTTATTGTTAATATGCGCGTGATTAATATGGAATCAGGTTTTGTTGAATCAACATCACAAGGCATTATTCCGAATCACCTTGTGATTGGTGGTTCAAACAGTATGGGTCCATTAGAAGGCCGTGGTCGCTATATTTATCGCACAGGTTCAGCGCCTTCAGTTCGTATTACAAATTAA
- a CDS encoding flagella assembly protein FlgT → MKKVLLLLLVCCSFTLHAEWYEVEGEAIIIDGDVDIARELAVRNALKQALLYAGASVSSLQSFNGGKILSDSFQIRMDGEVRDIRLKSESVKLDKITVQIVTDIVADRNKCLSAGYQKSVSLLRFDIRHREQASYGGIYNINESFSRLLYQSLRKNSQTFDAREFINQNIGFSGSSLPLRGNLTSQEMKQISKSADSQYIIVGSITDLSTFKPAVRGIAKILADDLPERNFRLNVQVFDGFNGTLLFDRNYSKVTKWEFAKHRVVDTDALKFWRSEFGISLQLIIDDILFDLDASLQCKLVEARVIAVDGNAVDINIGRNNGLKLGDKFMIKHTGSYVDQFGISRKKETNSSSEVEVTKLYDQQASLMTVNRQPTANVQIDDLVILN, encoded by the coding sequence ATGAAAAAAGTGCTATTACTATTACTGGTCTGTTGCTCGTTCACCTTACATGCAGAATGGTATGAGGTTGAGGGTGAGGCGATTATTATTGACGGTGATGTTGATATTGCACGGGAATTAGCGGTACGTAACGCATTGAAACAAGCGCTATTATATGCAGGCGCGTCGGTTTCGAGTTTACAATCGTTTAACGGAGGGAAAATTCTCTCTGATAGCTTTCAAATCCGCATGGATGGTGAAGTGAGGGACATCCGACTAAAGAGTGAGTCGGTAAAACTAGATAAGATAACAGTACAAATTGTTACTGATATTGTGGCAGACCGTAATAAATGTTTAAGTGCGGGTTATCAAAAATCAGTGTCTTTATTGCGCTTTGACATACGACATCGTGAACAAGCCAGCTATGGTGGCATTTACAATATTAACGAATCGTTTAGTCGCTTGTTGTATCAAAGTTTACGTAAAAATAGCCAAACCTTCGATGCGCGTGAATTCATTAATCAAAACATCGGTTTTAGCGGCAGTTCTTTGCCGCTGCGTGGAAACTTAACTTCACAAGAAATGAAGCAAATCAGTAAATCTGCGGATAGTCAGTATATTATTGTTGGCTCAATTACCGACCTGTCGACATTTAAACCCGCTGTTCGTGGTATTGCAAAAATACTAGCGGATGATTTGCCAGAGCGTAATTTCAGATTAAATGTACAAGTTTTTGATGGTTTTAATGGTACCTTATTGTTTGACCGTAATTACAGCAAAGTGACTAAATGGGAATTTGCTAAGCACCGAGTTGTAGACACTGACGCGCTTAAATTTTGGCGTTCTGAATTTGGTATCTCTTTGCAGTTAATTATTGACGATATACTTTTTGATCTCGACGCAAGCTTACAATGTAAATTAGTTGAAGCCCGTGTTATTGCGGTTGATGGTAACGCAGTCGATATTAATATTGGTCGTAATAATGGCCTCAAATTAGGTGACAAATTTATGATCAAGCATACAGGTAGTTATGTTGATCAGTTTGGCATTAGTCGTAAAAAAGAAACAAACAGCAGTAGTGAAGTGGAAGTGACGAAACTCTATGATCAGCAAGCTAGCTTGATGACAGTGAATAGACAGCCAACGGCGAATGTACAAATCGATGATTTAGTTATTTTAAATTAG
- a CDS encoding alpha/beta hydrolase encodes MWFFIVAIIVLVLFFFIRNLYGEDLRQYDSTDLSATFYRPTPSYKYPQALELIESIQEPIDFIKPNKYLYALRKNIDRLGDVELESDIIPVSTNFQGHAIQGEWVLSKHCDVNKRLLYIHGGGFAVGSAKSHRVVTDRLSRELGAAVFSVNYDMIPDGRRKQGILDCRNAYQWLLANNPTEEKECHHIYVAGDSAGGNLTLSLIGWLKLQQIRQVDAAIAICPCIDSTFSYDSLSYNAKTDFLLNPFMGKFHRFPRFILLIWVSILFRINPRDPQISPVFANLSGLPPILIHASDTEMMVDDSRRYTNKACAQGSDVRLQTWSNMLHVWHLFDLDEADEAYAEIREFVQQCDDKLEQAAS; translated from the coding sequence ATGTGGTTTTTTATTGTTGCTATTATCGTGTTGGTACTTTTCTTTTTTATTCGTAATTTATATGGCGAAGATCTACGCCAGTATGATAGTACTGATTTAAGTGCGACGTTTTATCGTCCAACCCCTTCGTATAAGTATCCTCAAGCATTGGAATTGATCGAAAGTATTCAAGAGCCAATTGATTTTATTAAGCCGAATAAGTATCTCTATGCATTACGTAAAAATATTGATCGTTTAGGTGATGTTGAATTAGAGAGTGACATAATTCCTGTATCAACAAATTTTCAGGGTCACGCCATTCAAGGTGAATGGGTTCTGAGCAAACATTGTGATGTGAATAAGCGCTTACTTTACATTCATGGTGGTGGTTTTGCTGTGGGGAGTGCGAAGAGTCACCGCGTTGTCACTGACCGCTTATCTCGAGAGCTTGGTGCGGCTGTATTTTCGGTTAATTATGACATGATACCTGATGGACGTCGTAAACAAGGGATACTTGATTGCCGTAATGCATACCAATGGTTACTCGCTAATAACCCGACTGAAGAAAAAGAATGTCATCACATATATGTTGCAGGTGACTCTGCGGGGGGTAACTTAACATTGTCTTTAATTGGGTGGCTTAAGTTACAACAAATACGTCAAGTGGATGCTGCAATCGCGATATGTCCTTGTATTGATAGTACCTTTAGTTATGACAGCTTAAGCTATAATGCTAAAACGGACTTTTTATTAAATCCGTTCATGGGTAAGTTTCATCGCTTCCCTCGATTTATATTGCTTATTTGGGTATCCATTCTTTTCCGTATAAATCCACGAGATCCACAAATATCACCTGTTTTTGCCAACTTATCAGGTTTACCGCCGATTTTGATACATGCAAGTGACACAGAAATGATGGTGGATGATTCTCGACGTTATACTAATAAAGCCTGTGCACAAGGGTCTGATGTACGTTTGCAAACATGGTCTAATATGTTGCATGTATGGCATTTATTTGATTTAGACGAGGCGGATGAAGCGTATGCTGAAATTCGCGAATTTGTGCAACAATGTGATGATAAATTAGAGCAGGCAGCGAGCTAG
- a CDS encoding amidohydrolase family protein: MSTQGLASPIRFFPIFVQWAMQMLLLCGLLFSIQVNATTDATATDVPAISTAETKVLSDDVTGTPAALTKTDPAPTPEVPKRVVTQDVFPVTLPVKALPIIADAIYFGGDILTMAGDAPTYAEAVVTKDKQIIFVGAKVEAMTFSGDNTKLINISGKTMLPGFIEPHVHPSIAAIMLPNEIIAPYDWVLPNEVKKGVTGHFAYLERLKQSINDNADKDNVFFVWGYHQLWHGELTREILNELSPDKPVAIIHRSFHEVFLNDAAIKKFGLKKEDFSDNPQVDWEKGHFYEGGWLALVPKIAADLINPESYQLGLNIMSKLVLKNGITTIAEPGFPSSNFDLEYGLLKSEMEQKPPYDVFLIPSGTYLYNAKSQSNENALAFIETLEEKYNTENIKFLPKQVKLFSDGAIYSQLMQMKEGYLDGHEGEWMTPLDLFQQQLSFYWERGYQIHVHANGDLGIQQVLDFNQADQTKLAREDHRFTLHHMGYFTKDQVNKMDKLDIETSVNPYYLWALADKYSEVGLGSKRAESLVRVNSLMKKNIPVSFHSDFSMAPMEPLTLAWTAVNRETSAGNKVSQEERITAYQAMQAITINAAHTLRLEESIGSIVVGKKANFTLLEQNPLKVMPMQIKDIPVWGVVFEDQVNTVVSAPKMKSLETRVIYLERKSLPPSSTVTVTLEDISKTDISSSMLGQKTIAATTSPPYNISLQYDPTQLDVNGEYVVRARIESNGKPLYSATLALPELSKLSGQLFELMVKAIPQQPQVVLEEQEVKIKE, encoded by the coding sequence ATGTCAACTCAAGGCCTCGCGAGTCCTATTCGATTTTTTCCTATTTTTGTCCAATGGGCTATGCAAATGTTACTTTTGTGTGGCCTGTTATTCAGTATACAAGTCAATGCAACCACGGATGCGACGGCTACAGATGTCCCCGCTATTAGCACTGCTGAAACAAAAGTATTATCGGATGACGTCACAGGTACGCCAGCAGCACTGACTAAAACAGATCCAGCCCCGACGCCAGAAGTACCCAAGCGCGTTGTTACTCAAGACGTTTTTCCCGTTACTTTACCTGTAAAGGCATTGCCTATTATTGCGGATGCCATTTATTTTGGCGGTGATATTTTGACGATGGCAGGGGATGCACCGACTTATGCAGAAGCGGTTGTAACGAAAGACAAACAGATCATCTTTGTTGGTGCCAAAGTTGAAGCGATGACATTCAGTGGTGATAATACCAAGCTCATTAATATTAGTGGCAAAACCATGCTTCCGGGTTTTATCGAACCCCATGTACACCCCTCAATTGCAGCCATCATGCTACCGAATGAAATTATTGCACCGTATGATTGGGTTTTACCTAACGAAGTTAAAAAAGGGGTGACTGGTCACTTCGCTTACCTTGAGCGTTTAAAGCAATCCATTAATGATAATGCAGATAAAGATAATGTCTTTTTTGTGTGGGGTTATCATCAACTTTGGCACGGTGAATTAACCCGTGAAATATTAAACGAGCTATCTCCAGATAAACCAGTTGCCATTATTCATCGTTCTTTTCATGAAGTATTCTTGAATGATGCTGCGATTAAAAAGTTTGGTCTTAAAAAAGAAGATTTTAGTGATAATCCACAAGTAGATTGGGAAAAAGGGCATTTTTATGAAGGTGGTTGGCTCGCATTAGTCCCAAAAATTGCAGCGGATTTAATTAATCCTGAAAGCTATCAATTAGGGTTGAATATCATGTCTAAGCTCGTGCTTAAAAATGGTATCACAACCATTGCTGAACCGGGGTTTCCTAGCTCTAATTTTGACTTGGAATACGGGTTATTAAAATCTGAGATGGAGCAAAAACCACCCTATGATGTTTTCTTAATTCCGAGTGGTACTTACTTATATAATGCCAAAAGCCAGAGTAATGAAAATGCATTAGCGTTCATAGAAACCTTAGAAGAGAAATACAATACAGAGAATATTAAATTTTTGCCTAAGCAAGTTAAGCTGTTTTCGGATGGGGCTATTTATTCTCAGTTGATGCAGATGAAAGAGGGTTATCTGGATGGTCATGAAGGCGAGTGGATGACGCCATTGGATTTATTTCAGCAACAACTAAGCTTTTATTGGGAAAGAGGCTATCAGATCCATGTTCATGCGAATGGCGATTTAGGCATTCAGCAAGTATTGGATTTTAATCAAGCTGATCAAACTAAATTAGCACGTGAAGACCATCGATTTACATTACATCACATGGGATATTTTACAAAAGACCAAGTGAATAAAATGGATAAATTAGATATTGAAACGTCTGTAAACCCTTATTATTTATGGGCATTAGCAGATAAGTACTCGGAAGTCGGGTTAGGTAGTAAGCGTGCTGAAAGCCTAGTGCGAGTGAATAGCTTGATGAAGAAAAATATACCCGTGTCATTCCATTCTGATTTTTCAATGGCACCTATGGAACCATTAACACTGGCATGGACTGCGGTTAATCGAGAGACATCGGCAGGTAATAAAGTATCACAGGAAGAACGTATTACTGCTTATCAAGCGATGCAGGCGATTACAATTAATGCTGCACACACTCTTAGATTAGAAGAGAGTATTGGTTCGATTGTTGTGGGTAAAAAAGCCAACTTTACGTTGCTTGAGCAAAACCCGCTGAAAGTAATGCCAATGCAAATTAAGGATATTCCGGTATGGGGTGTTGTGTTTGAAGATCAGGTTAATACTGTTGTGTCAGCACCGAAAATGAAGAGTTTGGAAACGCGTGTTATTTATTTAGAGCGTAAAAGTTTACCACCATCTTCGACGGTGACGGTGACGTTAGAAGATATATCTAAAACGGATATAAGCAGTTCAATGCTAGGCCAAAAAACGATCGCCGCGACAACGTCACCTCCTTATAATATTTCGCTTCAGTATGATCCAACCCAACTTGATGTTAATGGGGAATATGTTGTTAGAGCCAGAATTGAAAGTAATGGTAAACCCTTGTATTCAGCGACACTGGCATTACCTGAGTTAAGCAAATTATCAGGTCAGTTATTTGAGCTTATGGTTAAGGCTATTCCACAGCAACCTCAGGTAGTATTAGAAGAGCAGGAAGTTAAGATTAAGGAATAA